The Macaca nemestrina isolate mMacNem1 chromosome 12, mMacNem.hap1, whole genome shotgun sequence genome contains a region encoding:
- the LOC105471682 gene encoding MAP kinase-activating death domain protein isoform X8 → MVQKKKFCPRLLDYLVIVGARHPSSDSVAQTPELLRRYPLEDHAEFPLPPDVVFFCQPEGCLSVRQRRMSLRDDTSFVFTLTDKDTGVTRYGICVNFYRSFQKRIPKEKGEGGAGSHGKEGTRATCASEEGGTESSESGSSRQPPSADSTPDVNQSPRGKRRAKAGSRSRNSTLTSLCVLSHYPFFSTFRECLYTLKRLVDCCSERLLGKKLGIPRGVQRDTMWRIFTGSLLVEEKSSALLHDLREIEAWIYRLLRSPVPVSGQKRVDIEVLPQELQPALTFALPDPSRFTLVDFPLHLPLELLGVDACLQVLTCILLEHKVVLQSRDYNALSMSVMAFVAMIYPLEYMFPVIPLLPTCMASAEQLLLAPTPYIIGVPASFFLYKLDFKMPDDVWLVDLDSNRVIAPTNAEVLPILPEPESLELKKHLKQALASMSLNTQPILNLEKFHEGQEIPLLLGRPSNDLQSTPSTEFNPLIYGNDVDSVDVATRVAMVRFFNSANVLQGFQMHTRTLRLFPRPVVAFQAGSFLASRPRQTPFAEKLARTQAVEYFGEWILNPTNYAFQRIHNNMFDPALIGDKPKWYAHQLQPIHYRVYDSNSQLAEALSVPPERDSDSEPTDDSGSDSMDYDDSSSSYSSLGDFVSEMMKCDINGDTPNVDPLTHAALGDASEVEIDELQNQKEAEEPGLDSENSQENPPLRSSSSTTASSSPSTIIHGANSEPADSTEMDDKAAVGVSKPLPSVPPSIGKSNVDRRQAEIGEGSVRRRIYDNPYFEPQYGFPPEEDEDEQGESYTPRFSQHVSGNRAQKLLRPNSLRLASDSDAESDSRASSPNSTVSNTSTEGFGGIMSFASSLYRNHSTSFSLSNLTLPTKGVREKATPFPSLKVFGLNTLMEIVTEAGPGSGEGNRRALVDQKSSVIKHSPTVKREPPSPQGRSSNSSENQQFLKEVVHNVLDGQGVGWLNMKKVRRLLESEQLRVFVLSKLNRTVQSEDDARQDIIPDVEVSRKVYKGMLDLLKCTILSLEQSYAHAGLGGMASIFGLLEIAQTHYYSKEPDKRKRSPTESVNTPVGKDPGLAGRGDPKAMAQLRVPQVGPRAPSATGKGPKELDTRSLKEENFIASIGPEVIKPVFDLGETEEKKSQISADSGVSLTSSSQRTDQDSVISVSPAVMIRSSSQDSEVSNSSGETLGADSDLSSNAGDGPGGEGSVHLASSRGTLSDSEIETNSATSTIFGKAHSLKPSVKEKLAGSPIRTSEDVSQRVYLYEGLLGRDKGSMWDQLEDAAMETFSISKERSTLWDQMQFWEDAFLDAVMLEREGMGMDQGPQEMIDRYLSLGEHDRKRLEDDEDRLLATLLHNLISYMLLMKVNKNDIRKKVRRLMGKSHIGLVYSQQINEVLDQLANLNGRDLSIWSSGSRHMKKQTFVVHAGTDTNGDIFFMEVCDDCVVLRSNIGTVYERWWYEKLINMTYCPKTKVLCLWRRNGSETQLNKFYTKKCRELYYCVKDSMERAAARQQSIKPGPELGGEFPVQDMKTGEGGLLQVTLEGINLKFMHNQVFIELNHIKKCNTVRGVFVLEEFVPEIKEVVSHKYKTPMAHEICYSVLCLFSYVAAVRSSEEDLRTPPRPVSS, encoded by the exons GCACCCGAGCAGTGACAGCGTGGCCCAGACTCCTGAACTGCTACGACGATACCCCTTAGAGGATCACGCTGAGTTTCCCCTGCCCCCAGACGTCGTGTTCTTCTGTCAGCCCGAGGGCTGCCTGAGCGTGCGGCAGCGGCGCATGAGCCTCCGGGATGATACCTCTTTTGTCTTCACCCTCACTGACAAGGACACTGGAGTCACGCGATACGGCATCTGTGTTAACTTCTACCGCTCCTTCCAGAAGCGAATCCCTaaggagaagggggaaggggggGCAGGGTCCCATGGGAAGGAAGGAACCCGCGCCACCTGTGCCTCAGAAGAGGGTGGCACTGAGAGCTCAGAGAGTGGCTCATCCCGGCAGCCTCCCAGTGCCGACTCTACCCCTGATGTGAACCAGTCTCCTCGGGGCAAACGCCGGGCCAAGGCGGGGAGCCGCTCCCGCAACAGTACTCTCACGTCCCTGTGTGTGCTCAGTCACTACCCTTTTTTCTCCACCTTCCGAGAGTGTCTGTATACCCTCAAGCGCCTGGTGGACTGCTGTAGTGAGCGCCTGCTGGGCAAGAAGCTGGGCATCCCTCGAGGTGTACAAAG GGACACCATGTGGCGGATCTTTACTGGATCGCTGCTGGTGGAGGAGAAGTCAAGTGCCCTTCTGCATGACCTTCGGGAGATTGAGGCCTGGATCTATCGATTGCTGCGCTCCCCAGTACCCGTCTCTGGGCAGAAGCGAGTAGACATCGAGGTCCTACCCCAAGAGCTCCAGCCAGCTCTGACCTTTGCTCTTCCAGACCCATCTCGATTCACCCTAGTGGATTTCCCACTGCACCTTCCCTTGGAACTTCTAGGTGTGGACGCCTGTCTCCAGGTGCTAACCTGCATTCTGTTAGAGCATAAG GTGGTGCTACAGTCTCGAGACTACAATGCACTCTCCATGTCTGTGATGGCATTCGTGGCAATGATCTATCCACTGGAGTATATGTTTCCTGTCATCCCGCTGCTTCCCACCTGCATGGCATCAGCAGAGCAG CTGCTGTTGGCTCCAACTCCGTACATCATTGGGGTTCCTGCCAGCTTCTTCCTCTACAAACTGGACTTCAAAATGCCTGATGATGTATGGCTAGTGGATCTGGACAGCAACAGG GTGATTGCCCCCACCAATGCAGAAGTGCTGCCTATTCTGCCAGAACCAGAGTCACTAGagctgaaaaagcatttaaagCAG GCCTTGGCCAGCATGAGCCTCAACACCCAGCCCATCCTCAATCTGGAGAAATTTCATGAGGGCCAGGAGATACCCCTTCTCTTGGGAAGGCCTTCTAATGACCTGCAGTCCACACCGTCCACTGAATTCAACCCGCTTATCTATGGCAACGATGTGGATTCTGTGGATGTTGCAACCAG GGTCGCCATGGTACGGTTCTTCAACTCTGCCAACGTGCTGCAGGGATTTCAGATGCACACACGTACCCTGCGCCTCTTCCCTCGGCCTGTGGTAGCTTTTCAAGCTGGCTCCTTTCTAGCCTCACGTCCCCGCCAGACTCCTTTTGCCGAGAAATTGGCCAGGACTCAAGCTGTGGAGTACTTTGGGGAATGGATCCTTAACCCCACCAACTATGCCTTTCAGCGAATTCACAACA ATATGTTTGATCCAGCCCTGATTGGTGACAAGCCGAAGTGGTATGCTCATCAGCTGCAGCCTATCCACTATCGCGTCTATGACAGCAATTCCCAGCTGGCTGAGGCCCTGAGTGTACCACCAGAGCGGGACTCTGACTCCGAACCTACTGATGATAG TGGCAGTGATAGTATGGATTATGACGATTCAAGCTCTTCTTACTCCTCCCTTGGTGACTTTGTCAGTGAAATGATGAAATGTGACATTAATGGTGATACTCCCA ATGTGGACCCTCTCACGCATGCAGCACTGGGGGATGCCAGCGAGGTGGAGATTGATGAGCTGCAGAATCAGAAGGAAGCAGAAGAGCCTGGCCTAGACAGTGAGAACTCTCAGGAAAACCCCCCACTGCGCTCCAGCTCCAGCACCACTGCCAGCAGCAGCCCCAGCACCATCATCCACGGAGCCAACTCT GAACCTGCTGACTCTACGGAGATGGATGATAAGGCAGCAGTAGGCGTCTCCAAGCCCCTCCCTTCCGTGCCTCCCAGCATTGGCAAGTCGAACGTGGACAGACGTCAGGCAGAAATTGGAGAGGGGTCAGTGCGCCGACGAATCTATGACAATCCATACTTCGAGCCCCAATATGGCTTTCCCCCTGAGGAAGATGAGGATGAGCAGGGGGAAAGTTACACTCCCCGATTCAGCCAACATGTCAGTGGCAATCG GGCTCAAAAGCTGCTGCGGCCCAACAGCTTGAGACTGGCAAGTGACTCAGATGCAGAGTCAGACTCTCGGGCAAGCTCTCCCAACTCCACCGTCTCCAACACCAGCACCGAGGGCTTCGGGGGCATCATGTCTTTTGCCA GCAGCCTCTATCGGAACCACAGTACCAGCTTCAGTCTTTCAAACCTCACACTGCCCACCAAAGGTGTCCGAGAGAAGGCCACACCCTTCCCCAGTCTGAAAG TATTTGGGCTAAATACTCTAATGGAGATTGTTACTGAAGCCGGCCCCGGGAGTGGTGAAG GAAACAGGAGGGCGTTAGTGGATCAGAAGTCATCTGTCATTAAACACAGCCCAACAGTGAAAAGAGAACCTCCATCACCCCAGGGTCGATCCAGCAATTCTAG TGAGAACCAGCAGTTCCTGAAGGAGGTGGTACACAACGTGCTGGACGGCCAGGGAGTTGGCTGGCTCAACATGAAAAAGGTGCGCCGGCTCCTGGAGAGCGAGCAACTGCGAGTCTTTGTCCTGAGCAAGCTGAACCGTACGGTGCAGTCAGAGGACGATGCCCGGCAGGACATTATCCCGGATGTG GAGGTCAGTCGGAAGGTGTACAAGGGAATGTTAGACCTCCTCAAGTGTACAATCCTCAGCCTGGAGCAGTCCTATGCTCATGCGGGTCTGGGTGGCATGGCCAGCATCTTTGGGCTTCTGGAGATCGCCCAGACCCACTACTATAGTAAAG aacCAGACAAGCGGAAGAGAAGTCCAACAGAAAGTGTAAATACCCCAGTTGGCAAGGATCCTGGCCTAGCTGGGCGGGGGGACCCAAAGGCTATGGCACAGCTGAGAGTTCCCCAGGTGGGACCTCGGGCACCAAGTGCCACAGGAAAGGGTCCTAAGGAACTGGACACCAGAagtttaaaggaagaaaattttataGCGTCTATTG GGCCTGAAGTAATCAAACCTGTCTTTGACCTTGGTGAGACAGAGGAGAAAAAGTCCCAGATCAGCGCAGACAGTGGTGTGAGCCTGACGTCTAGTTCCCAG AGGACTGATCAAGACTCTGTCATCAGCGTGAGTCCAGCTGTTATGATCCGCAGCTCAAGTCAGGATTCTGAA gtGAGTAATAGCTCTGGAGAGACTCTTGGAGCTGACAGTGACTTAAGCAGCAATGCAGGTGACGGACCAGGTGGCGAGGGCAGTGTTCACCTGGCAAGCTCTCGGGGCACTTTGTCTGATAGTGAAATTGAGACCAACTCTGCTACAAGCACCATCTTT GGTAAAGCCCATAGCTTGAAGCCAAGCGTAAAGGAGAAGCTGGCAGGCAGCCCCATTCGCACTTCTGAAGATGTGAGCCAGCGAGTCTATCTCTATGAGGGACTCCTAG GAAGGGACAAAGGATCCATGTGGGACCAGTTAGAGGATGCAGCTATGGAGACCTTTTCTATAA GCAAAGAGCGTTCTACTTTATGGGACCAAATGCAATTCTGGGAAGATGCCTTCTTAGATGCTGTGATGTTGGAGAGAGAAGGCATGGGTATGGACCAGGGTCCCCAGGAAATGATCGACAG GTACCTGTCCCTGGGAGAACATGACCGGAAGCGCCTGGAAGATGATGAAGATCGCTTGCTGGCCACCCTTTTGCACAACCTCATCTCCTACATGCTGCTGATGAAG GTAAATAAGAATGACATCCGCAAGAAGGTGAGGCGCCTAATGGGAAAGTCGCACATTGGGCTTGTGTACAGCCAGCAAATCAATGAGGTGCTTGATCAGCTGGCGAACCTG AATGGACGCGATCTCTCTATCTGGTCCAGTGGCAGCCGGCATATGAAGAAGCAGACATTTGTGGTACATGCAGGGACAGATACAAATGGAGATATCTTTTTCATGGAG GTGTGCGATGACTGTGTGGTGTTGCGTAGTAACATCGGAACAGTATATGAGCGCTGGTGGTACGAGAAGCTCATCAACATGACCTACTGTCCCAAGACCAAGGTGTTGTGCTTGTGGCGTAGAAATGGCTCTGAGACCCAGCTCAACAAGTTCTATACTAAAAAG TGTCGGGAGCTGTACTACTGTGTGAAGGACAGCATGGAGCGCGCTGCCGCCCGACAGCAAAGCATCAAACCCG GACCTGAATTGGGTGGCGAGTTCCCTGTGCAGGACATGAAGACTGGTGAGGGTGGCCTGCTGCAGGTCACCCTGGAAGGGATCAACCTCAAGTTTATGCACAATCAG GTTTTCATAGAGCTGAATCACATTAAAAAGTGCAATACAGTTCGAGGCGTCTTTGTCCTGGAGGAATTTG
- the LOC105471682 gene encoding MAP kinase-activating death domain protein isoform X6 translates to MVQKKKFCPRLLDYLVIVGARHPSSDSVAQTPELLRRYPLEDHAEFPLPPDVVFFCQPEGCLSVRQRRMSLRDDTSFVFTLTDKDTGVTRYGICVNFYRSFQKRIPKEKGEGGAGSHGKEGTRATCASEEGGTESSESGSSRQPPSADSTPDVNQSPRGKRRAKAGSRSRNSTLTSLCVLSHYPFFSTFRECLYTLKRLVDCCSERLLGKKLGIPRGVQRDTMWRIFTGSLLVEEKSSALLHDLREIEAWIYRLLRSPVPVSGQKRVDIEVLPQELQPALTFALPDPSRFTLVDFPLHLPLELLGVDACLQVLTCILLEHKVVLQSRDYNALSMSVMAFVAMIYPLEYMFPVIPLLPTCMASAEQLLLAPTPYIIGVPASFFLYKLDFKMPDDVWLVDLDSNRVIAPTNAEVLPILPEPESLELKKHLKQALASMSLNTQPILNLEKFHEGQEIPLLLGRPSNDLQSTPSTEFNPLIYGNDVDSVDVATRVAMVRFFNSANVLQGFQMHTRTLRLFPRPVVAFQAGSFLASRPRQTPFAEKLARTQAVEYFGEWILNPTNYAFQRIHNNMFDPALIGDKPKWYAHQLQPIHYRVYDSNSQLAEALSVPPERDSDSEPTDDSGSDSMDYDDSSSSYSSLGDFVSEMMKCDINGDTPNVDPLTHAALGDASEVEIDELQNQKEAEEPGLDSENSQENPPLRSSSSTTASSSPSTIIHGANSEPADSTEMDDKAAVGVSKPLPSVPPSIGKSNVDRRQAEIGEGSVRRRIYDNPYFEPQYGFPPEEDEDEQGESYTPRFSQHVSGNRAQKLLRPNSLRLASDSDAESDSRASSPNSTVSNTSTEGFGGIMSFASSLYRNHSTSFSLSNLTLPTKGVREKATPFPSLKGNRRALVDQKSSVIKHSPTVKREPPSPQGRSSNSSENQQFLKEVVHNVLDGQGVGWLNMKKVRRLLESEQLRVFVLSKLNRTVQSEDDARQDIIPDVEVSRKVYKGMLDLLKCTILSLEQSYAHAGLGGMASIFGLLEIAQTHYYSKEPDKRKRSPTESVNTPVGKDPGLAGRGDPKAMAQLRVPQVGPRAPSATGKGPKELDTRSLKEENFIASIELWNKHQEVKKQKALEKQRPEVIKPVFDLGETEEKKSQISADSGVSLTSSSQRTDQDSVISVSPAVMIRSSSQDSEVSTVVSNSSGETLGADSDLSSNAGDGPGGEGSVHLASSRGTLSDSEIETNSATSTIFGKAHSLKPSVKEKLAGSPIRTSEDVSQRVYLYEGLLGRDKGSMWDQLEDAAMETFSISKERSTLWDQMQFWEDAFLDAVMLEREGMGMDQGPQEMIDRYLSLGEHDRKRLEDDEDRLLATLLHNLISYMLLMKVNKNDIRKKVRRLMGKSHIGLVYSQQINEVLDQLANLNGRDLSIWSSGSRHMKKQTFVVHAGTDTNGDIFFMEVCDDCVVLRSNIGTVYERWWYEKLINMTYCPKTKVLCLWRRNGSETQLNKFYTKKCRELYYCVKDSMERAAARQQSIKPGPELGGEFPVQDMKTGEGGLLQVTLEGINLKFMHNQVFIELNHIKKCNTVRGVFVLEEFVPEIKEVVSHKYKTPMAHEICYSVLCLFSYVAAVRSSEEDLRTPPRPVSS, encoded by the exons GCACCCGAGCAGTGACAGCGTGGCCCAGACTCCTGAACTGCTACGACGATACCCCTTAGAGGATCACGCTGAGTTTCCCCTGCCCCCAGACGTCGTGTTCTTCTGTCAGCCCGAGGGCTGCCTGAGCGTGCGGCAGCGGCGCATGAGCCTCCGGGATGATACCTCTTTTGTCTTCACCCTCACTGACAAGGACACTGGAGTCACGCGATACGGCATCTGTGTTAACTTCTACCGCTCCTTCCAGAAGCGAATCCCTaaggagaagggggaaggggggGCAGGGTCCCATGGGAAGGAAGGAACCCGCGCCACCTGTGCCTCAGAAGAGGGTGGCACTGAGAGCTCAGAGAGTGGCTCATCCCGGCAGCCTCCCAGTGCCGACTCTACCCCTGATGTGAACCAGTCTCCTCGGGGCAAACGCCGGGCCAAGGCGGGGAGCCGCTCCCGCAACAGTACTCTCACGTCCCTGTGTGTGCTCAGTCACTACCCTTTTTTCTCCACCTTCCGAGAGTGTCTGTATACCCTCAAGCGCCTGGTGGACTGCTGTAGTGAGCGCCTGCTGGGCAAGAAGCTGGGCATCCCTCGAGGTGTACAAAG GGACACCATGTGGCGGATCTTTACTGGATCGCTGCTGGTGGAGGAGAAGTCAAGTGCCCTTCTGCATGACCTTCGGGAGATTGAGGCCTGGATCTATCGATTGCTGCGCTCCCCAGTACCCGTCTCTGGGCAGAAGCGAGTAGACATCGAGGTCCTACCCCAAGAGCTCCAGCCAGCTCTGACCTTTGCTCTTCCAGACCCATCTCGATTCACCCTAGTGGATTTCCCACTGCACCTTCCCTTGGAACTTCTAGGTGTGGACGCCTGTCTCCAGGTGCTAACCTGCATTCTGTTAGAGCATAAG GTGGTGCTACAGTCTCGAGACTACAATGCACTCTCCATGTCTGTGATGGCATTCGTGGCAATGATCTATCCACTGGAGTATATGTTTCCTGTCATCCCGCTGCTTCCCACCTGCATGGCATCAGCAGAGCAG CTGCTGTTGGCTCCAACTCCGTACATCATTGGGGTTCCTGCCAGCTTCTTCCTCTACAAACTGGACTTCAAAATGCCTGATGATGTATGGCTAGTGGATCTGGACAGCAACAGG GTGATTGCCCCCACCAATGCAGAAGTGCTGCCTATTCTGCCAGAACCAGAGTCACTAGagctgaaaaagcatttaaagCAG GCCTTGGCCAGCATGAGCCTCAACACCCAGCCCATCCTCAATCTGGAGAAATTTCATGAGGGCCAGGAGATACCCCTTCTCTTGGGAAGGCCTTCTAATGACCTGCAGTCCACACCGTCCACTGAATTCAACCCGCTTATCTATGGCAACGATGTGGATTCTGTGGATGTTGCAACCAG GGTCGCCATGGTACGGTTCTTCAACTCTGCCAACGTGCTGCAGGGATTTCAGATGCACACACGTACCCTGCGCCTCTTCCCTCGGCCTGTGGTAGCTTTTCAAGCTGGCTCCTTTCTAGCCTCACGTCCCCGCCAGACTCCTTTTGCCGAGAAATTGGCCAGGACTCAAGCTGTGGAGTACTTTGGGGAATGGATCCTTAACCCCACCAACTATGCCTTTCAGCGAATTCACAACA ATATGTTTGATCCAGCCCTGATTGGTGACAAGCCGAAGTGGTATGCTCATCAGCTGCAGCCTATCCACTATCGCGTCTATGACAGCAATTCCCAGCTGGCTGAGGCCCTGAGTGTACCACCAGAGCGGGACTCTGACTCCGAACCTACTGATGATAG TGGCAGTGATAGTATGGATTATGACGATTCAAGCTCTTCTTACTCCTCCCTTGGTGACTTTGTCAGTGAAATGATGAAATGTGACATTAATGGTGATACTCCCA ATGTGGACCCTCTCACGCATGCAGCACTGGGGGATGCCAGCGAGGTGGAGATTGATGAGCTGCAGAATCAGAAGGAAGCAGAAGAGCCTGGCCTAGACAGTGAGAACTCTCAGGAAAACCCCCCACTGCGCTCCAGCTCCAGCACCACTGCCAGCAGCAGCCCCAGCACCATCATCCACGGAGCCAACTCT GAACCTGCTGACTCTACGGAGATGGATGATAAGGCAGCAGTAGGCGTCTCCAAGCCCCTCCCTTCCGTGCCTCCCAGCATTGGCAAGTCGAACGTGGACAGACGTCAGGCAGAAATTGGAGAGGGGTCAGTGCGCCGACGAATCTATGACAATCCATACTTCGAGCCCCAATATGGCTTTCCCCCTGAGGAAGATGAGGATGAGCAGGGGGAAAGTTACACTCCCCGATTCAGCCAACATGTCAGTGGCAATCG GGCTCAAAAGCTGCTGCGGCCCAACAGCTTGAGACTGGCAAGTGACTCAGATGCAGAGTCAGACTCTCGGGCAAGCTCTCCCAACTCCACCGTCTCCAACACCAGCACCGAGGGCTTCGGGGGCATCATGTCTTTTGCCA GCAGCCTCTATCGGAACCACAGTACCAGCTTCAGTCTTTCAAACCTCACACTGCCCACCAAAGGTGTCCGAGAGAAGGCCACACCCTTCCCCAGTCTGAAAG GAAACAGGAGGGCGTTAGTGGATCAGAAGTCATCTGTCATTAAACACAGCCCAACAGTGAAAAGAGAACCTCCATCACCCCAGGGTCGATCCAGCAATTCTAG TGAGAACCAGCAGTTCCTGAAGGAGGTGGTACACAACGTGCTGGACGGCCAGGGAGTTGGCTGGCTCAACATGAAAAAGGTGCGCCGGCTCCTGGAGAGCGAGCAACTGCGAGTCTTTGTCCTGAGCAAGCTGAACCGTACGGTGCAGTCAGAGGACGATGCCCGGCAGGACATTATCCCGGATGTG GAGGTCAGTCGGAAGGTGTACAAGGGAATGTTAGACCTCCTCAAGTGTACAATCCTCAGCCTGGAGCAGTCCTATGCTCATGCGGGTCTGGGTGGCATGGCCAGCATCTTTGGGCTTCTGGAGATCGCCCAGACCCACTACTATAGTAAAG aacCAGACAAGCGGAAGAGAAGTCCAACAGAAAGTGTAAATACCCCAGTTGGCAAGGATCCTGGCCTAGCTGGGCGGGGGGACCCAAAGGCTATGGCACAGCTGAGAGTTCCCCAGGTGGGACCTCGGGCACCAAGTGCCACAGGAAAGGGTCCTAAGGAACTGGACACCAGAagtttaaaggaagaaaattttataGCGTCTATTG AATTGTGGAACAAGCACCAGGAAGTGAAAAAGCAAAAAGCTTTGGAAAAACAGA GGCCTGAAGTAATCAAACCTGTCTTTGACCTTGGTGAGACAGAGGAGAAAAAGTCCCAGATCAGCGCAGACAGTGGTGTGAGCCTGACGTCTAGTTCCCAG AGGACTGATCAAGACTCTGTCATCAGCGTGAGTCCAGCTGTTATGATCCGCAGCTCAAGTCAGGATTCTGAAGTTAGCACCGTG gtGAGTAATAGCTCTGGAGAGACTCTTGGAGCTGACAGTGACTTAAGCAGCAATGCAGGTGACGGACCAGGTGGCGAGGGCAGTGTTCACCTGGCAAGCTCTCGGGGCACTTTGTCTGATAGTGAAATTGAGACCAACTCTGCTACAAGCACCATCTTT GGTAAAGCCCATAGCTTGAAGCCAAGCGTAAAGGAGAAGCTGGCAGGCAGCCCCATTCGCACTTCTGAAGATGTGAGCCAGCGAGTCTATCTCTATGAGGGACTCCTAG GAAGGGACAAAGGATCCATGTGGGACCAGTTAGAGGATGCAGCTATGGAGACCTTTTCTATAA GCAAAGAGCGTTCTACTTTATGGGACCAAATGCAATTCTGGGAAGATGCCTTCTTAGATGCTGTGATGTTGGAGAGAGAAGGCATGGGTATGGACCAGGGTCCCCAGGAAATGATCGACAG GTACCTGTCCCTGGGAGAACATGACCGGAAGCGCCTGGAAGATGATGAAGATCGCTTGCTGGCCACCCTTTTGCACAACCTCATCTCCTACATGCTGCTGATGAAG GTAAATAAGAATGACATCCGCAAGAAGGTGAGGCGCCTAATGGGAAAGTCGCACATTGGGCTTGTGTACAGCCAGCAAATCAATGAGGTGCTTGATCAGCTGGCGAACCTG AATGGACGCGATCTCTCTATCTGGTCCAGTGGCAGCCGGCATATGAAGAAGCAGACATTTGTGGTACATGCAGGGACAGATACAAATGGAGATATCTTTTTCATGGAG GTGTGCGATGACTGTGTGGTGTTGCGTAGTAACATCGGAACAGTATATGAGCGCTGGTGGTACGAGAAGCTCATCAACATGACCTACTGTCCCAAGACCAAGGTGTTGTGCTTGTGGCGTAGAAATGGCTCTGAGACCCAGCTCAACAAGTTCTATACTAAAAAG TGTCGGGAGCTGTACTACTGTGTGAAGGACAGCATGGAGCGCGCTGCCGCCCGACAGCAAAGCATCAAACCCG GACCTGAATTGGGTGGCGAGTTCCCTGTGCAGGACATGAAGACTGGTGAGGGTGGCCTGCTGCAGGTCACCCTGGAAGGGATCAACCTCAAGTTTATGCACAATCAG GTTTTCATAGAGCTGAATCACATTAAAAAGTGCAATACAGTTCGAGGCGTCTTTGTCCTGGAGGAATTTG